AAAAATAGAGAACATCATCAAAAATGGATGAAAATTGCATGAAGATTTTGTGTTTTCGGATTAAACCTTTCTAATTTTGCACTATCAAACGAGGAAATTAATCTATTGAAAAAGAAAATTACACTATCAAAAGGAAAAGTTTAATAAAGATGAATACGGAAAATATTTTTTTGGACGAAGAAGATTTTGATGAGTTGAAAAACAGCGCGTCGAAACTTTTTTCACTCGACAGAAAACTTCCATTTGAAGTGCCCGCTGATTATTTTGATGAATTACCGATGTTGATTCAGGAAAGGTGTGCGCAAGAAAATACACATAAAATTTCAGTGCTCGAAAAAATTATTTTTTTGATGCGCCGAAAATATATTGCGTTCGGAATACTTATTTTATTGATGAGTGGAGGATATTTTTTCTATCTCTCTAAAAATGGAGTACAAAAATCTGCACCCTCTACAGACGAAATTACAACTGCTTTAACGGATAATTTATCGGTGGATGATGAAACATTACTCATTGAATCTATGCCTGATAATAAAGTTGCAAGCACTCAAAAAACAGATAACGATCAACCCATCGTCAACTATTTAATTGATAACGATGTGGACGTAAATACCATTACTAACGCTACAAATTAAATCCATTATGAAAAAAATATTTTCTATTCATCTTCGAAAAAATATTTTTGCGAGCAGCATTTTAATCGCTTTTTTCGCAACCTCTTTTTCGCCTTTAAAAGCACAAAACCAAAGTAACGATGCGCCCGCTCAAACTAAAAAACAAAAAGTAGAAGCAATGAAAATTGCGTTTATCACCGATAAATTAGCGCTCACTCCGCAAGAGGCGCAGGTTTTTTGGCCCGTTTACAATCAGTACGAAGCGGACTTGGGAACGCTCCGTAAAAATCATCGAAAAAATATGGCGCAAGCCAAAGAGGAAGGAGTAGATAATATGTCGGATAAAGATTTGGAAACATTGGTAGATGGCGAAATTATTTACCGTCAGCAAGAATTGGATGTGGTGAAAGAATACCTCGCAAAATTCAAAGCTGTTTTACCCATAAAGAAAGTGGCAAAATTTTACGAAGCCGAAGAACAATTTAAAGTATATCTGATTAATCAGCTAAAAAACCGCAACCAAGAAGGAGGAGCGAGACAACAATAATTTTTTTTAGTAAAAAAAGGCGTTCAAAAAAATAATTTTTCAAACGCTATTTTTAGAACAATTTATTTTGCAAGTTGATTTTTTAGTAACTTTGCGCGAATTTTATCACAAAATTCAAACACATGTTACCAGATTCCAAATTTATAGGTGAAGGACTTACCTACGATGATGTTCTTTTAGTACCAGCTTATTCAGAAGTACTTCCACGCGAAGTGGACATCTCCACTCAGTTTACAAAAAAAATAAAATTAAATGCACCGATTGTTTCGGCAGCTATGGATACGGTTACCGAATCGGAATTGGCGATTGCCATTGCCGGAGAAGGCGGAATTGGCGTGCTTCATAAAAATATGAGCATTCAGTTGCAAGCCGAACAAGTTCGAAAGGTAAAACGTTCGGAAAGTGGCATGATTCAAGATCCTGTTACTTTGCTTGAAAATGCTAAGGTTTCGGACGCATTGGATTTAATGAAAGAATTTAAAATCGGCGGAATCCCTGTTGTATCAAAGCAAAATAAATTAGTAGGCATTGTAACGAATCGCGATTTACGTTTCGAAAAAAATCTGAAACGTCCGGTTATTGAAGTGATGACAAAGGAAAATATCATTACAGCCAAACGTGGAACGGATTTGAAAAAAGCCGAAGAAATTCTTCAAAATTATAAAATCGAAAAACTTCCGGTAGTTGATAAAGACAATACATTGGTTGGATTAATTACGTATAAAGACATCATCAAAATAAAAGTAAGACCAAACGCAAGCAAGGATGAATTTGGTAGATTGCGCGTAGCAGCAGCTGTTGGCATAACTACTGATATGTTGCAACGTGTGGAAGCTTTGGTAAAAGCAGGTGTAGATGCCATTGTAATTGATACCGCTCATGGACATTCCATGTACGTTATCGAAGCATTGAAGAAAGTAAAAAAAATGTTTCCGAATTTACAAGTGGTAGTGGGTAATGTAGCAACTGCCGAAGCCGCATTGGCATTGGTAAAGGCAGGTGCAGATGCTGTAAAAGTAGGCATTGGTCCAGGTTCTATTTGTACCACACGCGTTATTGCAGGTGTGGGCGTACCGCAATTAACCGCCGTTTACGATGTGGCGAAAGCTTTAAAAGGTAAGGGCGTTCCGGTAATTGCAGATGGAGGAATTCGTTTTACAGGCGATATTGTAAAAGCACTTGCAGCCGGTGCGAGTACTGTAATGGCGGGTTCTTTGTTCGCTGGTGTGGCAGAATCGCCGGGCGAAACAATTATTTACGAAGGTAGAAAATTCAAATCGTACCGCGGAATGGGTTCTATTGAAGCCATGCAAAAAGGCTCTAAAGACCGTTATTTTCAGGATGCAGAAGACGATATCAAAAAATTAGTTCCCGAAGGAATTTCTGGAAGAGTACCTTACAAAGGCACTTTAGCCGAAGTCATTTATCAATTTGTAGGCGGATTACGCGCTGGAATGGGTTACTGCGGAGCAAAAAATATTTCCAAATTACACGATGCGAAATTTATTCGCATTACTTCAGCAGGAATTACCGAAAGTCATCCACACGGAGTTTTTATTACTCGCGAAGCACCTAATTACAGTCGTTAATATTGCTTTTATTTGAAAGTTTGCGAGCGTGGGAAGATATCGATTTCAGAATCCTAGAAATAGTTTAATTCGCGTTTTTGACTTTATTCAGAATAGCACTTCAAAAAAATAATTTTTCAAAACCAATTCTTTTTATTAATTTTATGCCAATGAAAAATCTTTTTTTTCAAATATGCTTTATTGCAACGTTGTTTGTCTCTACTACCACAATGGGGCAGAGGAAAATTACGTTCCTTTCCACCGACAATTTAATTGTTACTGCCGATTTATACTTAGTGAACGATACGCTGCCCTACATGGTGCTTTGCCACCAAGCTGGCTATAGCCGCGGAGAATATCAAGAAACTGCCAAAAAATTTAGTCGGCTTGGATATAATTGTATTGCTGTTGATTTGCGTTCTGGTAAAGAAGTTAATGGAGAAATTGATGAAACCGCAAATCTGGCAGAAGCCAAACGAATGCCCACCGATTTTATGAGTGCAGAAAAAGATATTTTGGGCGCCATCAATTACGCTTTCAACCAAAATGGAAAAAGAGTATTGTTGGTTGGAAGTTCTTATTCTGCGTCCTTGGCTTTAATGATTGCTGTTACTAACGAAAAAGTAAAGGCTGTGATGGCGTTTAGTCCGGGCGAATATTTAAAAAATGTGAACGTGAAAGTCGCAATAAAAAACTTAGACAAAGCTGTTTTTATTGCGTCTACGCGCGAAGAAGCTCCGAAAGTAGCCGAATTAGCGAAAGATATCGTGTCCAAACATAAAATTGTTTTTGCTCCCGCTACAGTTGGCGAACATGGCTCTAAAGCATTGTGGGTAGAAGATCCCAGCTATCACGAATATTGGTTAGCCATTTTAATGTTTATGCGCCAAGTCCCTAAAAATTAATTTTTTCAACCTCCAAATTTCTCCTAAATTTATTTGAAATAATGCGCAGAGGTTAATATCTTTACGTTTTTTACGAATTGAAAAAATTTAAACTCGACATACAATACGATTACGATTTTGCGCTTATCGGAATTTGCAGCACCGAGAAAGAACATCGTATTTGCTGGTTGTTGAACGCAAAACTTGGAATGGAACTTCAAAAAGCAGAAAATTTATGCCTCAAAAACACTGAAATAAATTTTGCAGAATTTTCGATGTACGCATTTACAAACAGCGATGAATGTTCTGAATATTATTTATTGAGAAATGAAGGAACACGTGTTAAGCCCTCTGAAATCAATCTTTCATACCAAATTAGCATTCCGACAAAAGAGC
This genomic window from Bacteroidia bacterium contains:
- the guaB gene encoding IMP dehydrogenase codes for the protein MLPDSKFIGEGLTYDDVLLVPAYSEVLPREVDISTQFTKKIKLNAPIVSAAMDTVTESELAIAIAGEGGIGVLHKNMSIQLQAEQVRKVKRSESGMIQDPVTLLENAKVSDALDLMKEFKIGGIPVVSKQNKLVGIVTNRDLRFEKNLKRPVIEVMTKENIITAKRGTDLKKAEEILQNYKIEKLPVVDKDNTLVGLITYKDIIKIKVRPNASKDEFGRLRVAAAVGITTDMLQRVEALVKAGVDAIVIDTAHGHSMYVIEALKKVKKMFPNLQVVVGNVATAEAALALVKAGADAVKVGIGPGSICTTRVIAGVGVPQLTAVYDVAKALKGKGVPVIADGGIRFTGDIVKALAAGASTVMAGSLFAGVAESPGETIIYEGRKFKSYRGMGSIEAMQKGSKDRYFQDAEDDIKKLVPEGISGRVPYKGTLAEVIYQFVGGLRAGMGYCGAKNISKLHDAKFIRITSAGITESHPHGVFITREAPNYSR
- a CDS encoding dienelactone hydrolase family protein, with translation MKNLFFQICFIATLFVSTTTMGQRKITFLSTDNLIVTADLYLVNDTLPYMVLCHQAGYSRGEYQETAKKFSRLGYNCIAVDLRSGKEVNGEIDETANLAEAKRMPTDFMSAEKDILGAINYAFNQNGKRVLLVGSSYSASLALMIAVTNEKVKAVMAFSPGEYLKNVNVKVAIKNLDKAVFIASTREEAPKVAELAKDIVSKHKIVFAPATVGEHGSKALWVEDPSYHEYWLAILMFMRQVPKN
- a CDS encoding IPExxxVDY family protein, with translation MKKFKLDIQYDYDFALIGICSTEKEHRICWLLNAKLGMELQKAENLCLKNTEINFAEFSMYAFTNSDECSEYYLLRNEGTRVKPSEINLSYQISIPTKEPLKEWLILEEKQCDYFLLLKSESSNTEKILSKLLEIPAVITAYSIDPTKLKSKQNLLF